The following are from one region of the Vitis riparia cultivar Riparia Gloire de Montpellier isolate 1030 chromosome 9, EGFV_Vit.rip_1.0, whole genome shotgun sequence genome:
- the LOC117922261 gene encoding protein MANNAN SYNTHESIS-RELATED 1-like has product MGVDPRQILAGFLTVTMFVMLANMIKREHFDSVKTPAAANIRLDENPVVEQSLAKLPGGTTTGPWKEDEWQELKACWAKPDLGNSEKSTGFVTFSLTNGPEYHVSQIADAVVVARYLGATLVVPDIRGNKRGDKRDFEEIYDVEKFMKSLEGVVRVRKDQPAELSAQNIVVVRVPNRVTEEHVEEYIAPIFRTKGNVRLATYFPSVNMKETTKSKADSVACLAMFGALELQPEVREVVDSMVERLRTLSRKSDGQFIAVDLRVEILEKKGCLGGDGTKTCYGPDEISAFLQKIGFDKDATVYLTQTRWHGSLDSLKESFPKTYIKENIMPADKKSKFLDSETSEFTKVIDFYICSQSDVFVPAISGLFYANVAGKRIATGKNQILVPATISEATASASDFISSYISKKNHLAYSCFC; this is encoded by the exons ATGGGTGTGGATCCAAGGCAGATTCTGGCTGGGTTTCTGACTGTCACCATGTTTGTAATGCTGGCCAACATGATCAAGAGGGAGCATTTTGATTCT GTGAAAACTCCAGCAGCTGCAAATATTCGCCTAGATGAAAACCCAGTTGTAGAACAGAGCCTCGCTAAACTTCCCGGAGGGACTACCACAGGGCCTTGGAAGGAGGATGAATGGCAAGAGCTAAAAGCCTGCTGGGCAAAGCCTGATTTAG GCAATTCCGAGAAATCAACGGGGTTTGTCACCTTCTCATTAACTAATGGCCCTGAATACCATGTTTCACAG ATTGCGGATGCGGTGGTGGTGGCAAGATATCTAGGAGCAACGCTTGTAGTCCCTGACATTAGAGGAAACAAACGGGGGGATAAGAG GGACTTCGAAGAAATCTACGATGTTGAGAAGTTCATGAAAAGCCTAGAAGGGGTGGTCAGAGTAAGAAAAGATCAGCCTGCAGAACTATCAGCTCAAAACATTGTGGTTGTAAGAGTCCCTAACCGGGTGACTGAAGAGCATGTAGAAGAGTACATTGCACCTATATTCAGAACAAAAGGCAACGTCCGCCTCGCAACATACTTCCCTTCAGTGAATATGAAGGAGACAACAAAGAGTAAGGCAGACTCAGTTGCATGCTTGGCCATGTTTGGTGCTTTAGAACTGCAACCAGAAGTCAGGGAAGTAGTAGACTCAATGGTGGAGCGGTTGAGGACTTTGAGTAGGAAGTCTGATGGGCAGTTCATAGCTGTGGACCTGAGAGTTGAGATATTGGAGAAGAAGGGCTGCCTAGGAGGAGATGGGACGAAAACTTGCTATGGGCCGGACGAGATATCTGCATTCTTGCAGAAGATCGGATTCGACAAAGATGCCACGGTCTATTTGACTCAAACAAGGTGGCATGGCAGCCTTGATTCTTTGAAGGAATCCTTCCCTAAAACTTATATAAAG GAAAACATAATGCCAGCAGACAAGAAGTCGAAGTTCCTAGATTCAGAAACCTCAGAATTCACGAAGGTGATCGACTTCTACATCTGTTCCCAGAGCGACGTCTTTGTCCCCGCCATCTCTGGCCTCTTCTATGCCAATGTAGCCGGTAAAAGAATCGCAACAGGCAAGAACCAGATACTTGTCCCAGCCACCATCTCTGAGGCCACAGCTTCTGCATCAGACTTCATCTCCTCATACATCTCCAAGAAGAACCACCTGGCCTACTCCTGTTTCTGCTAG